In Deinococcus sedimenti, a single genomic region encodes these proteins:
- a CDS encoding acyl-CoA thioesterase produces the protein MTLPLSRPPLGGLPPVPPRETRVTHVVFPGLTNHHGTLFGGEALSLMDSAAFIAATRHCRKKVVTRHLDAMEFRHPIPQGSLVELVARVVRTGRTSMTVQVDVFREDMYSETRELACAGTFALVALGEDGQPAPVPPLAAEA, from the coding sequence ATGACCCTGCCCCTGTCCCGTCCCCCGCTGGGCGGCCTTCCGCCCGTGCCGCCGCGTGAGACGCGCGTGACGCACGTCGTCTTTCCCGGCCTGACGAACCATCACGGCACGCTGTTCGGCGGTGAGGCGCTGTCGTTGATGGATTCGGCGGCGTTCATCGCGGCGACCCGGCACTGCCGGAAGAAGGTGGTGACGCGGCACCTGGACGCCATGGAGTTCCGGCATCCGATTCCGCAGGGGTCGCTGGTGGAACTCGTGGCGCGTGTGGTGCGGACCGGGCGGACGAGCATGACGGTGCAGGTGGACGTGTTCCGTGAGGACATGTACAGCGAGACGCGGGAACTGGCGTGCGCGGGGACGTTCGCGCTCGTGGCGCTGGGTGAGGACGGGCAACCGGCACCCGTGCCTCCACTGGCGGCAGAGGCGTGA
- the hemE gene encoding uroporphyrinogen decarboxylase, whose amino-acid sequence MTRPSTPVLTPDATNRDSAFLKTMRGEAAPHTPVWFMRQAGRYMPEYRALRAGRSMLECIRTPELAAEITLQPIKAMAMDAAILFNDILTPLPVMGLDLDFVGGVGPQISNRIETPFDVDRLGVPAAAEVMPYTAESINLVRQELDPRGVPLIGFVGAPFTLASYAIEGKGSRNYERTKRFMYGEPAAWHRLMDKFETILADYLAEQVKAGAQAVQIFDSWVGALSIYDYVTYVKPATGRLIERTKKLGVPVIYFGTSTHHLLPEMSSLGSDVMGIDWRTPLNDAWKLIQPGQGVQGNLDPLLLQGPWRELKHQTDRILAEVDGRPGHIFNVGHGLLPETPVDMVRRLVDYVHEQTAK is encoded by the coding sequence GTGACCCGACCCAGCACCCCCGTCCTGACCCCAGATGCCACCAACCGCGACTCCGCGTTCCTGAAGACCATGCGCGGCGAGGCCGCTCCGCACACCCCGGTGTGGTTCATGCGGCAGGCCGGGCGGTACATGCCCGAGTACCGCGCGCTGCGCGCCGGGCGCAGCATGCTGGAGTGCATCCGCACGCCGGAACTGGCCGCCGAGATCACCCTGCAGCCCATTAAGGCCATGGCGATGGACGCCGCGATCCTCTTCAACGACATCCTGACGCCGCTGCCCGTCATGGGCCTGGACCTGGACTTCGTGGGTGGCGTCGGACCGCAGATCAGCAACCGCATCGAGACGCCCTTCGACGTGGACCGCCTGGGCGTGCCCGCCGCTGCGGAAGTCATGCCGTACACCGCCGAGTCCATCAATCTGGTGCGGCAGGAACTCGACCCGCGCGGCGTGCCGCTGATCGGCTTCGTGGGCGCGCCGTTCACGCTCGCCAGCTACGCCATTGAAGGCAAGGGCAGCCGCAACTACGAGCGCACCAAGCGCTTCATGTACGGCGAGCCCGCCGCGTGGCACCGCCTGATGGACAAGTTCGAGACGATCCTCGCGGACTACCTGGCCGAGCAGGTCAAGGCGGGCGCGCAGGCCGTGCAGATCTTCGACTCGTGGGTGGGCGCGCTGAGCATCTACGACTACGTGACGTACGTGAAACCCGCCACAGGCCGCCTGATCGAACGCACCAAGAAGCTGGGCGTGCCCGTCATCTACTTCGGCACGAGCACCCACCACCTCCTTCCCGAGATGTCCTCGCTGGGCAGCGACGTCATGGGCATCGACTGGCGCACGCCCCTGAACGACGCCTGGAAACTCATCCAGCCCGGTCAGGGCGTGCAGGGGAACCTCGACCCGCTGCTGCTGCAGGGCCCCTGGCGTGAACTGAAGCACCAGACCGACCGCATCCTGGCCGAGGTGGACGGCCGCCCCGGACACATCTTCAACGTGGGACACGGCCTGCTGCCCGAGACGCCCGTGGACATGGTCCGCCGCCTCGTGGACTACGTGCACGAACAGACCGCCAAGTAA
- a CDS encoding ABC transporter permease subunit produces the protein MRADRTPPRAGLRPGMVWQIALRDLITTLRDRRTLNATILMPLILIPLLTLGLPLLMGNLIGGQQQSRQQLGVVGTLPESLRAALSSDERLPDGTVTRAGVDLVPVTDPLTAVQDGTVDAAVQAAGPLPTRAGDATGTLKLYAKLSNLRAQTGAYSKVQDVIQGYNRQLTVQRLSTLGLGADTLEPVRIQPVDASSAQERRSGQLAFLIPMLMMQFILAGALATALDATAGEKERGTLESLLVAPVRRAEVVAGKLLATATTALTSAAFSVAGFLLSGVAMRLYQENNPGQSSQIVQAMGGQLSLNPTALLTVLGIALTTALLISSLIILIGIYARTFKEAQTYVAPINLLVVLPAVMLQFADFLNASAALYATPLIGGMLTILDTVKGSPDAAHAALAVAGNLGGTLLFSLLALRSFGREEVIFRN, from the coding sequence ATGCGCGCTGACCGGACCCCGCCGCGCGCCGGTCTGCGCCCCGGCATGGTCTGGCAGATCGCCCTGCGCGACCTGATCACCACCCTGCGTGATCGCCGCACCCTGAACGCCACGATCCTAATGCCACTGATCCTGATTCCGCTGCTCACGCTGGGCCTGCCCCTCCTCATGGGCAACCTGATCGGCGGACAGCAGCAGTCGCGCCAGCAGCTGGGCGTGGTCGGCACCCTGCCTGAGAGTCTGCGCGCCGCCCTGAGCAGCGACGAGAGACTGCCGGACGGCACCGTCACCCGCGCTGGCGTGGACCTCGTGCCCGTCACCGACCCCCTGACTGCCGTGCAGGACGGCACCGTGGACGCCGCCGTTCAAGCTGCCGGCCCACTCCCCACCCGCGCCGGAGACGCCACCGGAACGCTGAAGCTGTACGCCAAGCTGAGCAACCTGCGCGCGCAGACGGGCGCCTACAGCAAGGTGCAGGACGTCATCCAGGGGTACAACCGTCAGCTGACCGTGCAGCGGCTGAGTACACTCGGCCTCGGCGCCGACACCCTCGAACCCGTCCGCATCCAGCCCGTGGACGCCAGCAGCGCCCAGGAGCGACGCAGCGGTCAGCTGGCCTTCCTGATCCCCATGCTGATGATGCAGTTCATCCTCGCGGGCGCCCTGGCCACCGCGCTCGACGCCACTGCCGGAGAAAAGGAACGCGGCACGCTGGAAAGCCTGCTCGTGGCGCCCGTCCGCCGCGCCGAGGTCGTCGCCGGAAAACTGCTGGCCACGGCCACCACTGCCCTCACCAGCGCCGCATTCAGCGTCGCCGGGTTCCTCCTGAGCGGCGTCGCCATGCGCCTCTACCAGGAGAACAACCCCGGCCAGTCCTCACAGATCGTGCAGGCGATGGGCGGTCAGCTCAGCCTGAACCCCACCGCGCTGCTGACCGTGCTGGGTATCGCCCTGACGACGGCCCTGCTGATCAGCAGCCTGATCATCCTGATCGGCATCTACGCCCGCACCTTCAAGGAGGCGCAGACGTACGTCGCACCTATCAACCTGCTCGTCGTCCTGCCCGCCGTGATGCTGCAGTTCGCGGACTTCCTGAATGCCAGCGCCGCCCTGTACGCCACGCCGCTGATCGGCGGGATGCTGACCATCCTGGACACCGTGAAGGGCAGCCCCGACGCCGCACACGCGGCACTGGCGGTCGCCGGGAATCTGGGCGGCACCCTGCTCTTCAGCCTGCTGGCCCTGCGGTCCTTCGGCCGTGAGGAAGTCATCTTCCGCAACTGA
- the hemG gene encoding protoporphyrinogen oxidase, with protein sequence MTDAAVKDGTALGGDLPVIIVGGGITGLSAAWELQTRGVPFVLLEAGDYLGGKLHSERTEDGFLVERAADAFILGKPYAAQLAREVGLEAQVIHPREDTKKIYFLRGGQLLPFPPNMKMFVPLDDDSFLQSGVLSPEGLRRYLDEQHVPPKPPTDEDESLASFLTRRFGPESLNFIVPLAAGIYVANPLELSMKAAFPQFLKMEQEYGSVIRGSRATPRAAGPVFMSFQEGTSTLIRALQERLTGGEIRLNTPVLRVHEHGVTLAGGEELRGRAVINTTPAWYASAMYQRDYPEAASLIGQLKANSSVAVVLAYRAEQFPGDMLLHGLQVDASEDTLLKAITVHSAKMHGRAPDGHVLMRVFFKDIEPATARVLAQETAERLFGAQGDPLWHAFGDWRGKNPAYVVGHLDHIARIRASLPAHQQIAGASYTGVGVPDCVNAGRTAARAVLTSVTA encoded by the coding sequence ATGACCGACGCCGCAGTGAAGGACGGTACAGCCCTGGGCGGTGACCTGCCCGTGATCATCGTGGGGGGCGGCATCACCGGCCTGAGCGCCGCCTGGGAACTCCAGACGCGCGGCGTGCCGTTCGTGCTGCTCGAAGCCGGGGACTACCTGGGCGGGAAACTGCACTCCGAACGCACCGAGGACGGCTTCCTCGTCGAGCGGGCCGCGGACGCGTTCATCCTCGGCAAGCCGTACGCGGCGCAGCTGGCGCGCGAGGTGGGCCTGGAAGCACAGGTCATCCACCCGCGCGAGGACACGAAGAAGATCTACTTCCTGCGCGGCGGCCAGCTCCTGCCGTTCCCACCGAACATGAAGATGTTCGTGCCACTGGACGACGACTCGTTCCTGCAGAGCGGCGTGCTGTCCCCAGAGGGCCTACGCCGCTACCTGGACGAGCAGCACGTGCCGCCCAAGCCCCCCACCGACGAGGACGAATCCCTGGCGTCGTTCCTCACGCGGCGGTTCGGGCCGGAAAGCCTGAACTTCATCGTGCCGCTCGCCGCCGGGATCTACGTGGCGAACCCGCTGGAACTCAGCATGAAAGCGGCGTTCCCGCAGTTCCTGAAGATGGAACAGGAGTACGGCAGCGTCATCCGCGGCAGCCGCGCCACGCCCCGCGCTGCCGGACCCGTCTTCATGTCCTTCCAGGAAGGCACCAGCACCCTGATCCGCGCGCTACAGGAACGCCTCACCGGCGGCGAGATCCGCCTGAACACCCCCGTCCTGCGCGTGCACGAGCACGGCGTGACCCTCGCGGGCGGCGAGGAACTCCGCGGCCGGGCCGTCATCAACACCACCCCCGCCTGGTACGCGAGCGCCATGTACCAGCGGGACTACCCGGAGGCCGCCAGCCTGATCGGGCAGCTCAAGGCGAACAGCAGCGTCGCCGTGGTCCTCGCGTACCGCGCCGAGCAGTTCCCCGGCGACATGCTCCTGCACGGCCTGCAGGTGGACGCCAGCGAGGACACCCTCCTGAAGGCCATCACGGTGCACTCCGCGAAGATGCACGGCCGCGCCCCCGACGGGCACGTCCTGATGCGCGTGTTCTTCAAGGACATCGAACCCGCCACGGCCCGCGTCCTGGCGCAGGAAACCGCCGAGCGGCTGTTCGGCGCGCAGGGCGACCCGCTGTGGCACGCGTTCGGCGACTGGCGCGGCAAGAACCCCGCGTACGTCGTCGGGCACCTCGACCACATCGCCCGCATCCGCGCCTCGCTGCCCGCGCACCAGCAGATCGCCGGAGCCAGCTACACCGGCGTGGGCGTCCCCGACTGCGTGAACGCCGGACGCACCGCCGCCCGCGCCGTCCTGACCTCCGTCACCGCGTAG
- a CDS encoding ABC transporter ATP-binding protein, giving the protein MLDIQNITKTYGSYRALSGITLQANGGEVFGLLGPNGAGKTTLLRILATLLRPSSGSASLDGHDITRDPEAVRRSVGVVNGGMGLPARLTGREVLRSFATLYGMTRAQADARIAELDNRLELGRTLDVRAGEYSTGMKQKVVIARAVIHDPPVLILDEAASGLDIFARRTLLDFVHATRAPGRLTVYSTHVMSEVEEVCDRVAIMHEGKLLNVSSIPEVLDRTGAASLERAFFALVRPEAPHAR; this is encoded by the coding sequence ATGCTCGACATTCAGAACATCACCAAGACCTACGGCAGTTACCGGGCGCTGTCCGGCATCACGTTGCAGGCCAACGGAGGAGAGGTCTTCGGTCTGCTCGGCCCGAACGGCGCGGGCAAGACCACCCTGCTGCGCATTCTCGCCACCCTGCTGCGCCCCAGCAGCGGCAGCGCCAGTCTCGACGGTCACGACATCACCCGTGATCCGGAAGCGGTGCGCCGGTCGGTGGGCGTCGTGAACGGTGGCATGGGCCTCCCCGCCCGCCTGACCGGACGCGAGGTGCTGCGCTCCTTCGCCACGCTGTACGGCATGACCCGCGCGCAGGCCGACGCCCGCATCGCGGAACTCGACAACCGGCTCGAACTGGGCCGCACCCTGGACGTCCGGGCCGGGGAGTACTCCACCGGCATGAAACAGAAGGTCGTGATCGCCCGCGCCGTCATCCACGATCCTCCCGTGCTGATTCTCGACGAGGCAGCCAGCGGACTGGACATCTTCGCGCGCCGCACGCTGCTGGACTTCGTGCACGCCACGCGCGCGCCGGGCCGCCTGACCGTGTACTCCACGCACGTCATGAGCGAGGTCGAGGAAGTCTGCGACCGGGTGGCCATCATGCACGAGGGGAAACTGCTGAACGTCAGCTCCATCCCCGAGGTGCTGGACCGCACCGGCGCCGCCAGCCTGGAACGAGCCTTCTTCGCACTGGTCCGTCCGGAGGCCCCCCATGCGCGCTGA
- a CDS encoding transcriptional regulator, with protein MFNPPTLEDLQETRRANEKLVLKALESKPEWVETELAKTTSLALSHLRAALASLLDQGRVRRLPGTGTRAVYGLADPGLADVPATPLTSDAKKVRDYLEGRADSALYMSDQLRMTREDVMSALSLLNAHGMITCTFVGSLVIFRLKETQALGQDTAAPEKATGRKKAVA; from the coding sequence ATGTTCAATCCCCCTACCCTCGAAGACCTGCAGGAAACCCGCCGCGCCAACGAGAAGCTGGTGCTCAAAGCCCTGGAAAGCAAACCAGAATGGGTCGAAACCGAACTGGCCAAGACGACCAGCCTCGCCCTGAGCCACCTGCGCGCCGCGCTCGCCAGCCTGCTCGACCAGGGCCGCGTGCGCCGCCTGCCCGGCACCGGCACACGCGCCGTGTACGGCCTGGCCGACCCCGGCCTCGCCGACGTGCCCGCCACCCCCCTGACCAGCGACGCCAAGAAGGTCCGCGACTACCTCGAGGGCCGCGCCGACAGCGCCCTGTACATGAGCGACCAGCTGCGCATGACCCGCGAGGACGTCATGTCCGCCCTGAGCCTCCTGAACGCCCACGGCATGATCACCTGCACCTTCGTGGGCAGCCTCGTGATCTTCCGCCTGAAGGAAACCCAGGCGCTCGGGCAGGACACCGCCGCACCCGAGAAGGCCACGGGCCGCAAGAAAGCCGTCGCCTGA
- a CDS encoding ribonucleotide-diphosphate reductase subunit beta → MIRAPFTATNWSDPEDSFSVTFYEKYTSQLWFPDEIPLTNDAIHWKSLTEQERWTYMHASAGLNALDTLQGEVGMPALRGLVDGHIRKATLQFQGMMEDIHARSYSLMNKTFLTTTEERAVFAWVEAQPQLQFKIQFIEDVFRDPDVSDFGLWRKMVVSCMLETALFYSGFYYPLLMAGQGRMVSAGEIFNLIILDEAVHGVYVALLAQEKFAALTDDEQAQALAWYETSLDTLYQNELAYTEVLYGGVNLVEDVATFIRFNFNVLADNLGLERRFPDEDVNPVVLNGIRSRGTTHDFFSAKGSSYAKLRVEALTDEDFSELWPEQELAHD, encoded by the coding sequence ATGATCCGAGCCCCCTTTACCGCCACGAACTGGAGCGACCCCGAGGACAGCTTCTCGGTGACGTTCTACGAGAAGTACACGTCCCAGCTGTGGTTCCCGGATGAGATTCCGCTGACGAACGACGCGATTCACTGGAAGAGCCTGACCGAGCAGGAACGCTGGACGTACATGCACGCCTCGGCGGGCCTGAACGCGCTGGACACGCTGCAGGGCGAGGTGGGCATGCCCGCCCTGCGCGGCCTGGTGGACGGCCACATCCGCAAGGCGACCCTGCAGTTCCAGGGGATGATGGAGGACATTCACGCGCGCAGCTACAGCCTGATGAACAAGACGTTCCTGACGACCACCGAGGAACGCGCCGTGTTCGCGTGGGTGGAGGCGCAGCCGCAGCTGCAGTTCAAGATTCAGTTCATCGAGGACGTGTTCCGCGACCCGGACGTCAGCGATTTCGGCCTGTGGCGGAAGATGGTCGTGTCGTGCATGCTGGAAACGGCGCTGTTCTACAGCGGCTTCTACTACCCGCTGCTGATGGCCGGGCAGGGCCGCATGGTATCGGCCGGGGAGATCTTCAACCTGATCATCCTCGACGAGGCGGTGCACGGCGTGTACGTGGCGCTGCTGGCGCAGGAGAAGTTCGCCGCGCTGACCGATGACGAGCAGGCGCAGGCCCTCGCGTGGTACGAGACGAGTCTGGACACGCTGTACCAAAACGAACTGGCGTACACCGAGGTGCTGTACGGCGGCGTGAACCTCGTGGAGGACGTCGCCACGTTCATCCGTTTCAACTTCAACGTGCTGGCCGACAACCTCGGCCTGGAACGCCGCTTCCCGGACGAGGACGTGAATCCTGTCGTGCTGAACGGCATCCGCTCACGCGGCACCACACACGACTTCTTCAGTGCGAAGGGCAGCAGCTACGCCAAACTCCGCGTCGAGGCGCTGACGGATGAGGACTTCAGCGAACTCTGGCCCGAACAGGAACTGGCCCATGACTGA
- a CDS encoding cyclic-di-AMP receptor encodes MKLVLAVIQDADATALVRVLSQNAFEVTKLASTGGFLREGNTTLMIGVSDDRLDELKRHVQRTCRTRTRLVAPSVPMGEQNEGLVNDPVEVPVGGAVMFVMGVQEFVKV; translated from the coding sequence ATGAAACTCGTGCTGGCTGTGATTCAGGACGCGGACGCGACCGCCCTGGTCCGCGTGCTGTCCCAGAACGCCTTCGAGGTCACGAAACTCGCCAGCACCGGCGGCTTCCTGCGCGAGGGCAACACCACTCTGATGATCGGCGTGTCCGACGACCGCCTCGACGAACTCAAACGGCACGTGCAGCGTACCTGCCGCACCCGCACCCGCCTCGTCGCCCCCAGCGTCCCCATGGGCGAACAGAACGAAGGCCTCGTGAACGACCCGGTCGAGGTGCCCGTCGGCGGCGCCGTGATGTTCGTCATGGGCGTGCAGGAATTCGTGAAGGTCTGA
- the nrdE gene encoding class 1b ribonucleoside-diphosphate reductase subunit alpha gives MDPWIELNNKVLAGGVVDTSHDQKALRVYFREKVNPNTVTFPSLEEKIATLTERGVWDTAVFVRFTPQEVRAVFERAYSLNFRFRSFMGAFKFYSEYATMTPDRKQWLERYEDRLSVTALARSESLPEALELVEHLVNQTFTPATPTLMNSGKANTGRLVSCFLLQDCTDNLDSITKTLSFVAELSKGGGGIGVEVSNLRARGESLRGIQNVTKGVMGVAKMLDNMLRYADQAGQRPGAGAIYMSVMHPDFLDTLSAKKIASDEDARLKTLSMGATIPDIFLEKARAGQDIYQFYPHSLFQETGREFTSIDWTREYDTLAANPRLRKKLVSPRRILEDIAVTQGESGYPYLLFEGNANRANPIPNVGTIKMSNLCSEILQPTLPSTFHAYGQEDKDQVGLDVSCNLASLVIEQSLASGDLGRVVRSAVKLLDNVARSTSIHEVPAVKRANEEMRSVGLGAMGLHSFLAKNELVYGSPEALEFVNVYFAAVHYHARRTSMQIARDTGFVFQGFQGSRYQTGEHFAQYLREDFLPTTPEVAALFEGHDLPTRADWQALVQDIQTHGLAHSFVMAIAPTGSISYVSNASASIMPITERVETRTSNKARTIYPMPHLSEMTEWFYEEAYDMDQQRVIDTVAAAQRHVDQGISCTLFVPSNASTRTLQRYYLYAYAKGLKTLYYTRLRKVSIDECLNCAI, from the coding sequence ATGGATCCCTGGATTGAACTGAACAACAAGGTGCTCGCGGGCGGCGTGGTGGACACGTCGCATGATCAGAAGGCGCTGCGGGTGTACTTCCGCGAGAAGGTCAACCCGAACACCGTGACCTTTCCCAGCCTGGAGGAGAAGATCGCCACGCTGACCGAGCGGGGCGTGTGGGACACGGCCGTGTTCGTGCGCTTTACGCCGCAGGAGGTCCGCGCGGTGTTCGAGCGGGCGTACAGCCTGAACTTCCGCTTCCGGTCGTTCATGGGAGCGTTCAAGTTCTACAGCGAGTACGCGACCATGACGCCCGACCGCAAGCAGTGGCTGGAGCGCTACGAGGACCGCCTGAGTGTCACGGCGCTGGCCCGCAGCGAGTCCCTGCCGGAAGCGCTGGAACTCGTGGAGCATCTGGTGAACCAGACGTTCACGCCCGCCACGCCCACCCTGATGAACTCCGGGAAGGCGAACACGGGGCGGCTGGTGAGCTGCTTCCTGCTCCAGGACTGCACGGACAACCTGGATTCGATCACAAAGACGCTGTCATTCGTGGCGGAACTCAGCAAGGGCGGCGGCGGGATCGGCGTGGAGGTCAGCAACCTGCGTGCGCGGGGCGAGAGTCTGCGCGGCATTCAGAACGTCACGAAGGGCGTCATGGGCGTGGCGAAGATGCTGGACAACATGCTGCGCTACGCGGATCAGGCGGGGCAGCGGCCCGGCGCGGGCGCAATCTACATGAGCGTCATGCACCCGGACTTCCTGGATACCCTGAGCGCGAAGAAGATCGCCTCAGACGAGGACGCCCGCCTGAAGACCCTCTCGATGGGCGCGACCATCCCGGACATCTTCCTGGAGAAGGCGCGCGCCGGGCAGGACATCTACCAGTTCTACCCGCACTCGCTGTTCCAGGAGACCGGGCGGGAGTTCACCAGCATCGACTGGACGCGCGAGTACGACACGCTGGCCGCCAACCCGCGCCTGCGCAAGAAACTCGTGTCACCGCGCCGCATCCTAGAGGACATCGCCGTCACGCAGGGCGAGAGCGGCTACCCGTACCTGCTGTTCGAGGGCAACGCGAACCGCGCGAACCCTATCCCGAACGTCGGGACGATCAAGATGAGCAACCTGTGCAGCGAGATCCTGCAACCCACCCTCCCCAGCACCTTCCACGCGTACGGGCAGGAGGACAAGGATCAGGTGGGCCTGGACGTCAGCTGCAACCTCGCGTCGCTGGTCATCGAGCAGAGCCTCGCCAGCGGCGACCTGGGGCGCGTGGTGCGCTCGGCGGTGAAACTGCTGGACAACGTGGCCCGCTCGACCAGCATCCACGAGGTGCCCGCCGTGAAGCGCGCCAACGAGGAGATGCGCAGCGTCGGCCTGGGCGCCATGGGCCTGCACTCATTCCTAGCGAAGAACGAACTTGTGTACGGCAGCCCCGAGGCGCTGGAGTTCGTGAACGTGTACTTCGCCGCCGTGCACTACCACGCCCGCCGCACCAGCATGCAGATCGCGCGGGACACCGGCTTCGTGTTCCAGGGCTTCCAGGGCAGCCGCTACCAGACCGGCGAGCACTTCGCGCAGTACCTGCGAGAGGACTTCCTGCCGACCACGCCCGAGGTCGCCGCGCTGTTCGAGGGTCACGACCTCCCCACCCGCGCCGACTGGCAGGCGCTCGTGCAGGACATCCAGACGCACGGACTGGCGCACTCCTTCGTCATGGCCATCGCGCCCACGGGCAGCATCAGCTACGTCAGCAACGCCTCGGCCAGCATCATGCCCATCACCGAACGCGTCGAGACCCGCACGAGCAACAAGGCCCGCACCATCTACCCCATGCCGCACTTAAGCGAGATGACCGAATGGTTCTACGAGGAAGCGTACGACATGGACCAGCAGCGCGTGATCGACACCGTCGCCGCCGCGCAGCGCCACGTGGACCAGGGCATCTCCTGCACGCTGTTCGTGCCCAGCAACGCCAGCACCCGCACCCTGCAACGCTACTACCTGTACGCCTACGCCAAGGGCCTGAAAACGCTGTACTACACGCGCCTGCGCAAGGTCAGCATCGACGAGTGCCTGAACTGCGCGATCTGA
- a CDS encoding thioredoxin, whose protein sequence is MTDPRPFVLFTQDQCPQCETLKRMLTLPLRGAFDDQIEILHRQQNPDAFTALADAHALARTPALLHRPSGKLLLDTGSLGAVKAFLTQ, encoded by the coding sequence ATGACTGACCCGAGACCCTTCGTGCTGTTCACACAGGATCAGTGCCCGCAGTGCGAGACCCTCAAGCGGATGCTGACCCTCCCCCTGCGCGGCGCGTTCGACGACCAGATCGAAATCCTGCACCGCCAGCAGAACCCCGACGCGTTCACCGCACTGGCCGACGCGCACGCCCTGGCCCGCACGCCCGCCCTGCTACACCGTCCCAGCGGGAAGCTGCTGCTCGACACCGGCAGCCTCGGCGCGGTCAAGGCGTTCCTGACGCAGTAG
- a CDS encoding ribonucleotide reductase stimulatory protein, producing MRLVFDSLTGNVRRFATALAREAGGLPVGSVRDEPPAPGEGFLLLTYTFGSGQVPDSTAAFLREHGAGLRGVVASGSYHWGENFGRAGDRIAAQFGVPLVARLNKGGTVADRAAVLAWLAEQGKESSAAWVSPLVAERTNEWIPGLN from the coding sequence GTGAGGCTGGTCTTCGATTCCCTGACGGGGAACGTGCGGCGGTTCGCGACGGCCCTGGCGCGCGAGGCGGGGGGCCTGCCGGTCGGGTCGGTGCGGGATGAGCCGCCCGCGCCGGGTGAGGGGTTCCTGCTGCTGACGTACACGTTCGGGTCGGGGCAGGTGCCGGACAGCACCGCCGCGTTCCTGCGCGAGCACGGGGCGGGCCTGCGGGGCGTGGTGGCGAGCGGCAGTTACCACTGGGGCGAGAACTTCGGGCGGGCGGGCGACCGGATCGCCGCGCAGTTCGGGGTGCCGCTGGTGGCGCGGCTGAACAAGGGTGGGACGGTAGCGGACCGCGCGGCGGTGCTGGCGTGGCTGGCGGAGCAGGGCAAGGAATCGAGTGCAGCGTGGGTGTCGCCCCTGGTGGCGGAAAGGACGAACGAATGGATCCCTGGATTGAACTGA
- the hemH gene encoding ferrochelatase: protein MTDSTHTEAPLGVLFMAYGGPESLEDMPGYLADIRAGRVTTQAVLDEITNNYRQIGGKSPLPEFTRAQVEATMQELQARVQRPLKAYIGMRHWNPWIEDAVREMLDDGITQAVAIVLAPHYSSMSVAKYQKKIKAGLSMNHGHIDFEFVNEYHTESGYVTALANRVREGIAAFPEGERDDVHVILSAHSLPVRILREGDPYADQLHESARLIAAAAGLRDDQWSWSYQSAGRSPEPWLGPQLDEHLHDLSGKGIRKVVSVPVGFVSDHVEILFDIDIAAQETAAELGMTLVRPPALNTDPLFIGTLASVLERKVAALS, encoded by the coding sequence ATGACCGATTCCACCCACACCGAAGCGCCGCTGGGCGTGCTGTTCATGGCCTACGGCGGCCCCGAGAGCCTGGAAGACATGCCCGGGTACCTCGCGGACATCCGCGCCGGGCGCGTGACAACGCAGGCCGTGCTGGACGAGATCACGAACAACTACCGTCAGATCGGCGGGAAGAGCCCCCTGCCGGAATTCACCCGCGCGCAGGTCGAGGCGACCATGCAGGAACTCCAGGCGCGCGTGCAGCGGCCCCTGAAGGCGTACATCGGCATGCGCCACTGGAACCCGTGGATCGAGGACGCCGTGCGCGAGATGCTCGACGACGGCATCACGCAGGCGGTAGCGATCGTGCTGGCCCCGCACTACTCGAGCATGAGCGTCGCGAAGTACCAGAAGAAGATCAAGGCGGGCCTGAGCATGAACCACGGCCACATCGACTTCGAGTTCGTGAACGAGTACCACACCGAAAGCGGGTACGTGACGGCCCTCGCCAACCGCGTCCGCGAGGGCATCGCGGCGTTCCCGGAGGGCGAGCGGGACGACGTGCACGTGATCCTCAGCGCGCACAGCCTCCCGGTCCGCATTCTGCGCGAGGGTGACCCGTACGCCGATCAGCTGCACGAGTCCGCGCGCCTGATCGCCGCCGCCGCCGGACTGCGCGACGACCAGTGGTCGTGGAGCTACCAGTCGGCCGGGCGCAGCCCCGAGCCGTGGCTGGGGCCGCAACTCGACGAGCACCTGCACGACCTGTCCGGCAAGGGCATCCGGAAGGTCGTCAGCGTGCCGGTGGGCTTCGTGTCCGACCACGTGGAGATCCTGTTCGACATCGACATCGCCGCGCAGGAAACCGCCGCCGAGCTGGGCATGACGCTGGTGCGCCCCCCCGCCCTGAACACGGACCCGCTGTTCATCGGGACGCTCGCCAGCGTGCTGGAACGCAAGGTGGCCGCGCTGTCATGA